From Salipiger profundus, a single genomic window includes:
- a CDS encoding cobalamin-binding protein translates to MSYPERIVCLTEETVETLYLLGEEDRIAGVSGYAVRPPRVRQEKPRVGAFTSADIPKILALEPDLVLTFSDLQAGIAAELIHAGVEVHAFNQRNVAGILRMIRTLGRMVGATERAETLATGYEARIAELRAEAPAHRPRVFFEEWDEPLISGIGWVSELIGIAGGEDCFAELAGEQAASNRIVPPEAVIGMAPDIIIGSWCGKKVRPERIAARPGWDGIPAVRTGAIHEIKSPLILQPGPAALTDGLDALTAIIRGHATGG, encoded by the coding sequence ATGAGCTATCCCGAACGCATCGTCTGCCTCACCGAGGAAACCGTCGAAACGCTCTACCTGCTGGGCGAGGAGGACCGCATCGCCGGGGTTTCCGGCTATGCCGTCCGTCCGCCCCGGGTGCGCCAGGAGAAACCGCGCGTCGGCGCCTTCACCTCGGCCGACATCCCGAAGATCCTCGCGCTCGAGCCCGATCTGGTGCTGACTTTCTCGGACCTGCAGGCCGGGATCGCCGCCGAGCTCATCCACGCCGGGGTCGAGGTCCACGCCTTCAACCAGCGCAACGTCGCCGGCATCCTGCGGATGATCCGCACGCTCGGCCGCATGGTCGGCGCCACCGAGCGCGCCGAAACGCTTGCCACCGGCTACGAGGCGCGCATCGCGGAATTGCGGGCCGAGGCTCCCGCCCACCGGCCTCGCGTGTTCTTCGAGGAATGGGACGAGCCGCTGATCTCGGGGATCGGCTGGGTCTCGGAACTGATCGGTATCGCCGGCGGCGAAGACTGCTTCGCCGAGCTCGCGGGCGAACAGGCGGCAAGCAACCGCATCGTACCGCCCGAGGCGGTGATCGGCATGGCGCCCGACATCATCATCGGTTCGTGGTGCGGCAAGAAGGTGCGCCCCGAGCGCATCGCCGCACGCCCCGGCTGGGACGGCATCCCCGCCGTCCGGACCGGCGCCATCCACGAGATCAAGTCGCCGCTGATCCTCCAGCCCGGCCCCGCCGCGCTGACCGACGGGCTCGACGCGCTCACCGCGATCATCCGCGGCCACGCAACCGGCGGCTGA
- a CDS encoding TonB-dependent receptor plug domain-containing protein, which produces MRHALASVSALALTTAPLFAQEDVYELPTLLLDVGYEATTPLQTGVAVEVITEEELEEDGDTRVLDILARQPGVSIRSNGPLGTNAGVSIRGVSQQNIAVRVDGIDVSDPSGTQVAFDFGGLTAGDISQIEIVRGSQSARYGSEAIGGAINITTKRASRDGLSAEAFAEYGSYETLRSAVTLFNRGEGHETAVTLSYVRSDGFSAADENDGNDEEDGFEARRLSFSGTYDLGDGAAQLELSGFTQEAQYDYDEAMSGMVYDGSPDDVTDVEDHGLRAALSFSTGLFDHEVSASWYDITRTLTGTSSGSDFRYRYEGTRHEYRYQAGFDLSPTTRAVAGIERTIEDYADNTRFGTFPASSQEQDSTVDSLFAELTMKPTSDIDLSLTVRHDDHSEYGGFTTGRLSGVWRIRPDLSLRANLANGYRAPSNYELYDVYSGNSGLDPETSKSFDIGIEKSWGDAAWLSATAFVIEAEDIIDYSYTSYAYVQRDGTSTRQGVELSGGTELRPGLTLDGSYTWTDSWSTASLDSSGWQSSVPEHSLALGLHADLTDRARLSVTGRYEADRSGLDDYGLVNSTVTYDVTDSTQAYLRVENLFDEEYQTVPGYGQSDRAWYFGVRASF; this is translated from the coding sequence ATGAGACATGCCCTCGCCTCGGTCTCGGCGCTCGCGCTGACCACCGCTCCCCTCTTCGCACAGGAAGATGTCTACGAACTTCCCACCCTTCTGCTCGACGTGGGCTACGAGGCCACGACACCGCTGCAGACCGGCGTTGCGGTCGAGGTCATCACCGAGGAAGAGCTCGAGGAAGACGGCGACACCCGCGTGCTCGACATCCTCGCGCGGCAGCCGGGCGTGTCGATCCGCTCGAACGGGCCGCTGGGCACCAACGCCGGCGTGTCGATCCGGGGCGTGTCGCAGCAGAACATCGCGGTGCGGGTGGATGGCATCGACGTGTCGGACCCTTCGGGCACGCAGGTCGCCTTCGACTTCGGCGGGCTCACCGCCGGCGACATCAGCCAGATCGAGATCGTGCGCGGCTCGCAGTCGGCCCGCTACGGCTCCGAGGCGATCGGCGGCGCCATAAACATCACCACCAAGCGCGCCAGCCGCGACGGGCTGAGCGCCGAGGCCTTCGCCGAATACGGCAGCTACGAGACGCTTCGCAGCGCGGTGACGCTGTTCAACCGTGGCGAAGGTCACGAGACCGCGGTCACGCTCTCCTACGTCCGCTCCGACGGCTTCTCGGCGGCCGATGAGAACGACGGCAACGACGAGGAAGACGGCTTTGAGGCCCGCCGCCTGAGCTTCTCGGGCACCTACGATCTTGGCGACGGCGCGGCACAGCTCGAGCTTTCGGGCTTCACGCAGGAAGCGCAATACGACTACGACGAAGCCATGAGCGGCATGGTCTACGACGGCTCGCCCGACGACGTGACCGACGTCGAGGACCACGGCCTGCGTGCCGCGCTGTCGTTTTCGACCGGGCTCTTCGACCACGAGGTCTCGGCCAGCTGGTACGACATCACCCGCACGCTGACAGGCACCTCTTCGGGCAGCGATTTCCGCTACCGCTACGAGGGCACCCGGCACGAGTACCGCTACCAGGCGGGCTTCGACCTGTCGCCCACCACCCGCGCGGTCGCGGGCATCGAGCGCACCATCGAGGATTACGCCGACAACACCCGCTTCGGCACCTTCCCGGCGTCGTCGCAGGAACAGGACAGCACGGTCGACTCGCTCTTCGCCGAGCTTACCATGAAGCCCACGTCGGACATCGACCTGAGCCTGACGGTGCGCCACGACGACCACTCCGAGTATGGCGGCTTCACCACAGGGCGGCTGTCGGGCGTCTGGCGGATCCGGCCCGACCTGAGCCTGCGCGCCAACCTCGCCAACGGCTACCGCGCGCCGTCGAACTACGAGCTCTACGACGTCTATTCCGGCAACAGCGGGCTTGATCCCGAGACCTCGAAAAGCTTCGACATCGGCATCGAGAAAAGCTGGGGCGACGCCGCCTGGCTGAGCGCCACCGCCTTCGTGATCGAGGCCGAGGACATCATCGACTACTCCTACACGTCCTATGCCTACGTCCAGCGCGACGGCACCAGCACGCGGCAAGGGGTCGAGCTTTCGGGCGGCACCGAGCTGCGCCCGGGGCTGACGCTCGACGGCAGCTACACCTGGACCGACAGCTGGTCGACGGCCTCGCTCGACAGTTCCGGCTGGCAGTCCTCGGTGCCCGAGCACAGCCTCGCGCTGGGGCTGCACGCCGATCTCACCGACCGGGCGCGGCTCTCGGTCACCGGCCGCTACGAGGCCGACCGTTCGGGCCTCGACGACTACGGGTTGGTCAACAGCACCGTCACCTACGACGTCACCGACAGCACGCAGGCCTACCTGCGGGTCGAGAACCTGTTCGACGAGGAATACCAGACCGTTCCCGGCTACGGACAATCCGACCGGGCATGGTATTTCGGGGTCCGTGCAAGCTTCTAG
- a CDS encoding calcium-binding protein codes for MREYVGSLANANLLTDDPTLLLTAFSGEMEGTLADNDGTLGSDDTQSTFEGDDITYVGSGTAQPGVEALGVIVPLGTPVPVIVFEANGATYFHYPEGEPFVTGIVALILDIEDTPGEVFPNPYEGTTADDIYVGDFFDNTMTGRQGDDRLEGGGGDDRMFGGSDADTLYGDEGDDVMTGNTGDDDLYGGDGADFASGGSGNDFLAGQLGDDTLSGEDGADRIYGGRGQDSITGGEGSDTIAGGYEDDTIYGEAGDDYLLGDEGRDTLFGGSGNDTVEGGAEADELYGGDDDDLLLGRDGSDLLRGEDGNDRLYGGRGFDTIQGGTGSDTIAGGGGNDAMFGEAGNDYLLGNAGADMLSGGGGDDTMVGGAGADTFVFNTFTVGETDRISDFEDGLDVIQMRGVTYDDLTITQDGVSSEISVGGQVIEVYGVDASDLTQDDFLFV; via the coding sequence GTGCGTGAGTATGTTGGTTCGCTGGCCAATGCGAACCTGCTGACCGACGATCCGACCTTGCTACTGACCGCCTTCTCCGGGGAGATGGAAGGCACATTGGCCGACAACGATGGCACGCTCGGAAGCGACGATACGCAAAGCACGTTCGAGGGCGACGACATCACCTATGTCGGCTCCGGCACGGCGCAGCCCGGGGTGGAGGCGCTCGGGGTGATCGTGCCACTCGGAACTCCTGTGCCGGTGATCGTTTTCGAGGCCAATGGCGCCACCTATTTCCACTACCCCGAGGGCGAGCCCTTCGTGACCGGGATCGTCGCCCTGATCCTCGATATCGAAGACACGCCGGGAGAGGTCTTCCCGAACCCCTACGAGGGGACCACGGCCGATGACATCTACGTCGGTGACTTCTTTGACAACACGATGACCGGCCGGCAGGGCGATGACCGCCTCGAAGGCGGCGGAGGCGATGACCGGATGTTCGGCGGTTCCGACGCCGATACGCTCTACGGCGACGAGGGCGACGACGTCATGACGGGCAACACCGGCGATGACGATCTCTACGGCGGCGATGGCGCCGATTTTGCCAGCGGCGGCAGCGGAAACGACTTCCTGGCAGGGCAGCTTGGCGATGACACGCTGTCCGGTGAAGACGGAGCCGACCGCATCTACGGCGGACGCGGGCAGGATTCCATCACCGGGGGCGAGGGATCGGACACGATCGCCGGCGGATACGAGGATGACACGATCTACGGTGAGGCCGGCGACGATTACCTGCTTGGCGACGAGGGCCGCGATACCCTGTTCGGGGGCTCCGGCAACGATACCGTCGAAGGTGGCGCCGAGGCCGACGAACTCTACGGCGGCGATGACGACGACCTGCTGCTCGGACGTGACGGCTCGGACCTGCTGCGGGGCGAGGACGGCAACGACCGGCTCTACGGCGGGCGTGGCTTCGACACGATCCAGGGCGGCACGGGGTCCGACACGATTGCGGGCGGCGGCGGCAACGACGCGATGTTCGGCGAGGCAGGCAACGACTACCTTCTCGGCAACGCTGGCGCCGACATGCTGTCGGGCGGTGGTGGCGACGACACGATGGTCGGTGGCGCGGGGGCGGACACCTTCGTGTTCAACACCTTCACCGTGGGCGAGACAGACCGGATCTCGGACTTTGAGGACGGTCTGGACGTGATCCAGATGAGGGGCGTCACCTACGACGACCTGACCATCACCCAGGACGGCGTCAGCTCCGAGATCTCGGTGGGCGGCCAGGTCATCGAGGTGTACGGCGTCGATGCGAGCGACCTGACCCAGGACGATTTCCTTTTCGTCTGA
- a CDS encoding ABC transporter substrate-binding protein yields the protein MQASRLISAAAALLFAGAAALAGAAPERVVSLNVCTDQLALLLGAPGQLVSVSPLARDPRSSAMAEAARAVPVNKAAAEQIVLLEPDLVLAGSYTARAATDMLETLGYRVERFEPARSLEDARDNIRRMGRLLGRENRAAEVLAAFDARLSDLRDDPKERPVVAYYMPFNETAGSESLTGDILEAAGMTTLAEAQGMPYGARLPLEALVLADPDLILVSKPYDSPAQATELLRHPALQATGALRQVVDSPNWICGAPAALDAVAAMRAMRRDWQAAR from the coding sequence GTGCAAGCTTCTAGGCTCATATCCGCTGCCGCCGCCCTGCTCTTCGCGGGGGCGGCGGCGCTTGCCGGTGCGGCACCGGAGCGGGTCGTCTCGCTCAACGTCTGCACCGACCAGCTGGCGCTGCTGCTCGGCGCGCCGGGGCAGCTTGTCTCGGTGTCGCCGCTGGCCCGCGATCCGCGCAGCTCGGCGATGGCCGAGGCGGCGCGCGCGGTGCCCGTCAACAAAGCCGCCGCCGAACAGATCGTGCTGCTCGAGCCCGACCTCGTGCTCGCCGGCAGCTACACCGCCCGCGCCGCCACCGACATGCTCGAGACGCTGGGCTACCGCGTCGAACGGTTCGAGCCCGCCCGCTCGCTCGAGGATGCGCGCGACAACATCCGCCGCATGGGCCGGCTGCTGGGCCGCGAGAACCGCGCCGCCGAGGTGCTGGCGGCCTTCGACGCCCGCCTGTCGGACCTGCGCGACGACCCGAAGGAGCGCCCCGTCGTGGCCTATTACATGCCGTTCAACGAGACCGCGGGCAGCGAGAGCCTGACCGGAGACATCCTGGAGGCCGCCGGCATGACCACCCTCGCCGAGGCGCAGGGCATGCCCTACGGCGCCCGGCTGCCGCTCGAGGCGCTGGTGCTCGCCGATCCGGACCTGATCCTCGTGAGCAAGCCCTACGACAGCCCGGCTCAGGCCACCGAGCTTCTGCGCCACCCGGCCCTGCAGGCGACCGGCGCGCTGCGGCAGGTCGTCGACAGCCCGAACTGGATCTGCGGCGCCCCCGCCGCGCTTGATGCCGTGGCCGCGATGCGCGCGATGCGCCGCGATTGGCAGGCCGCGCGATGA
- a CDS encoding FecCD family ABC transporter permease: MRLALSLSTLVCALLLASLSLGYAPLPLPAVLGGLLGTGDPLNVMVMQEIRLPRTALAALVGAALGLSGAAMQGYLRNPLAEPGLIGVSGSAALGAVAALQTGLSAAFALALPLMALLFALGAVALILLLAGPRGGSLTLILAGIAVSALAGALTSLALNLSSNPYATFEIVFWMMGSVADRSLTHLALAAPLVALGGAVLLTLGRGLDALTLGEDGAEALGISMTGLRLRLLFGTAAAVGAATAVAGAVGFVGLVVPHLLRPLCGARPSRLLWASALGGAAMLLAADIAVRLILPERDLKLGVVMALIGAPLFLHLIYKTRRGA; the protein is encoded by the coding sequence ATGAGGCTGGCGCTCTCCCTCTCGACGCTGGTCTGCGCGCTGCTGCTGGCCTCGCTCTCGCTCGGCTACGCGCCGCTGCCCCTGCCGGCCGTGCTGGGCGGGCTGCTGGGCACCGGCGACCCGCTGAACGTCATGGTCATGCAGGAGATCCGCCTGCCGCGCACCGCGCTCGCGGCGCTGGTCGGCGCGGCGCTGGGGCTTTCCGGCGCGGCGATGCAGGGCTACCTGCGCAACCCGCTGGCCGAGCCAGGGCTGATCGGCGTGTCGGGATCGGCGGCGCTCGGGGCCGTTGCCGCGCTGCAGACCGGCCTCTCGGCCGCCTTTGCGCTGGCGCTGCCGCTGATGGCGCTGCTCTTCGCGCTTGGCGCGGTGGCGCTGATCCTGCTGCTCGCCGGGCCACGCGGCGGCTCGCTGACGCTGATCCTCGCAGGCATCGCGGTCTCGGCGCTGGCCGGCGCGCTGACCTCGCTGGCGCTCAACCTGTCCTCGAACCCCTACGCCACCTTCGAGATCGTCTTCTGGATGATGGGCTCGGTCGCCGACCGCTCGCTTACCCATCTCGCGCTTGCCGCGCCGCTCGTGGCGCTCGGTGGCGCGGTGCTGCTGACGCTGGGGCGCGGGCTCGACGCGCTGACGCTGGGCGAGGACGGCGCCGAGGCGCTCGGCATCTCCATGACCGGCCTGCGGCTCCGGCTGCTCTTTGGCACCGCCGCCGCCGTGGGCGCGGCGACCGCCGTCGCCGGCGCCGTGGGCTTCGTCGGCCTCGTGGTGCCGCACCTGCTGCGCCCGCTCTGCGGCGCGCGGCCCTCGCGGCTGCTCTGGGCGAGCGCGCTGGGCGGTGCCGCGATGCTGCTCGCCGCAGACATCGCGGTGCGGCTGATCCTGCCCGAGCGTGACCTCAAGCTCGGCGTGGTCATGGCGCTGATCGGCGCGCCGCTGTTCCTGCACCTCATCTACAAGACGCGGAGGGGCGCATGA
- a CDS encoding ABC transporter ATP-binding protein, whose amino-acid sequence MSLLDLDALTVRRGQCPVVDGVSLTIEPGECVGLIGPNGAGKTTLMRAALGLQRHAGRSSLTELPASARARAAAWLPQAREIAWPVTVETLVALGRLPHDSRAGKLRSQAVDSALARMGLEAFRDRKATELSGGEQARVLIARALAQEAPLLIADEPIAGLDPAAQIATLRVFESLAAEGHAVLTSLHDLTLAARHCTRLLLLDRGRLAADGPPLEVLTEENLARVFHLRAHLLQTDNGPLLQPLDVLP is encoded by the coding sequence ATGAGCCTGCTCGACCTCGACGCCCTGACGGTCCGGCGCGGCCAGTGCCCGGTGGTCGACGGCGTGTCGCTGACCATCGAACCGGGCGAATGCGTCGGGCTGATCGGCCCCAATGGCGCCGGCAAGACCACGCTGATGCGCGCGGCCCTCGGCCTCCAGCGCCACGCCGGCCGCTCGTCGCTCACCGAGCTGCCCGCCAGCGCCCGCGCCCGTGCCGCCGCGTGGCTGCCGCAGGCGCGCGAGATCGCCTGGCCCGTCACCGTCGAGACGCTGGTGGCGCTCGGCCGCCTGCCCCACGACAGCCGCGCCGGCAAGCTGCGGTCGCAGGCGGTCGACAGCGCGCTGGCCCGCATGGGGCTCGAGGCGTTCCGCGACCGCAAGGCCACCGAGCTCTCGGGGGGCGAGCAGGCCCGTGTCCTGATCGCCCGCGCGCTGGCGCAGGAAGCCCCCCTGCTCATCGCCGACGAACCCATCGCCGGGCTCGACCCGGCAGCACAGATCGCCACGCTGCGGGTGTTCGAGAGCCTCGCCGCCGAGGGCCACGCGGTGCTCACCTCTCTGCACGACCTGACGCTTGCGGCGCGCCATTGCACCCGGCTTCTGCTGCTCGACCGGGGGCGCCTTGCCGCCGACGGCCCGCCCCTCGAGGTGCTGACCGAGGAGAACCTCGCACGCGTCTTCCACCTGCGCGCGCATCTCCTGCAGACCGACAACGGCCCCCTGCTGCAACCTCTGGACGTGCTGCCATGA